One Micropterus dolomieu isolate WLL.071019.BEF.003 ecotype Adirondacks linkage group LG23, ASM2129224v1, whole genome shotgun sequence DNA window includes the following coding sequences:
- the slc23a1 gene encoding solute carrier family 23 member 1 isoform X2 translates to MSTVLICPQHYLTCFSGTIAVPFLLAEAMCVGRDQNTISQLIGTIFTTVGLTTLIQTTVGVRLPLFQASAFAFLIPAQAILGLDRWRCPSEEEIYGNWSLPLNTSHIWQPRIREIQGSIIVSSVVELVIGLCGFPGLLLDYIGPLTITPTVSLIGLSVFTTAGDRAGSHWGLSALCIFLIVLFAQYLRSTSLPVPVYSRKKGLTSTRVQIFKMFPIILAIMLVWLVCYILTLTDLLPKDPDHYGHKARTDARGDIMASAPWFRVPYPCQWGLPVVTVAGVLGMLSATMAGTVESIGDYYACARLSGATPPPVHAINRGIFTEGVCCIIAGLLGTGNGSTSSSPNIGVLGITKVGSRRVVQYGAGIMFLLGSIGKFTALFASLPDPILGGMFCTLFGMITAVGLSNLQLVDLNSSRNLFVLGFSMFFGLTLPTYLDTHPKSIHTGLAELDQILTVLLSTEMFVGGFLAFCLDNTIPGSRQERGLVEWRSSSSSSSSYDLPLGMGVVRRTRWLRRFPISPTFTGFWPSDDLPPPNEEGRGRGGEEEEEEAADTSTKM, encoded by the exons ATGTCAACTGTTCTAATCTGTCCTCAGCATTACTTGACATGTTTCAGCGGTACTATAGCGGTACCGTTTCTTCTGGCTGAGGCCATGTGTGTTGGTCGAGACCAGAACACCATTAGTCAGCTGATCGGAACCATTTTCACCACCGTCGGACTCACAACTCTGATCCAGACCACCGTTGGAGTCAG ACTTCCACTGTTTCAGGCCAGTGCGTTTGCTTTCCTGATTCCTGCACAAGCCATCCTCGGTCTGGACCGCTGGAGGTGTCCCAGTGAGG AGGAGATTTATGGGAACTGGAGTCTTCCACTCAACACCTCACACATCTGGCAGCCACGCATCAGAGAG atcCAGGGGAGCATCATCGTGTCCAGTGTTGTGGAGCTTGTGATTGGTCTGTGTGGGTTCCCAGGTTTGCTGCTGGATTACATCGGCCCGCTCACCATCACTCCAACTGTCTCACTGATTGGCCTGTCTGTTTTCACCACAGCTGGGGACAGAGCTGGTTCTCACTGGGGCCTGTCAGCACT atgtATTTTCCTCATTGTGCTTTTTGCTCAGTACCTGAGATCcacatcacttcctgttcctgtttacagcaggAAGAAAGGCCTGACCTCCACCAGAGTCCAGATCTTCAAAATGTTTCct ATCATCCTCGCCATCATGTTGGTCTGGCTCGTTTGCTACATTCTCACTCTGACCGACCTGTTGCCGAAGGACCCCGATCACTATGGACACAAGGCCCGGACCGATGCCCGCGGTGACATCATGGCTTCTGCACCCTGGTTCAGAGTACCCTACCCCT GCCAGTGGGGGTTGCCGGTGGTAACTGTTGCGGGTGTGCTAGGGATGCTGAGTGCCACAATGGCAGGCACCGTGGAGTCAATAGGAGATTACTACGCCTGTGCTCGTTTGTCTGGAGCCACACCCCCTCCAGTCCATGCCATCAACAG ggGAATATTCACAGAGGGCGTCTGCTGCATCATTGCCGGCCTTTTAGGGACAGGAAACGGCTCCACCTCGTCCAGTCCAAATATAGGCGTTCTGGGCATCACCAAG GTGGGCAGTAGGCGGGTGGTGCAGTACGGAGCGGGTATCATGTTCCTTTTGGGATCAATTGGGAAGTTCACAGCTCTGTTCGCCTCGCTGCCGGATCCGATCCTTGGAGGAATGTTCTGCACACTGTTTG GTATGATCACAGCTGTTGGCCTGTCTAACCTGCAGTTGGTGGATTTGAACTCATCCAGAAATCTTTTTGTTCTCGGGTTCTCGATGTTCTTCGGGCTGACTCTACCGACGTATCTCGACACACATCCGAAGTCCATCCACACAg GTCTTGCAGAACTGGATCAGATCCTGACGGTTCTTCTGTCCACTGAGATGTTTGTAGGAGGTTTCCTGGCCTTTTGTCTCGACAACACGATaccag gGTCCAGACAGGAGCGAGGTTTAGTGGAGTGgaggtcctcctcctcctcctcttcctcctatGATCTTCCTCTGGGGATGGGGGTGGTCAGGCGGACTCGTTGGCTCAGACGGTTTCCCATCAGCCCCACCTTCACAGGTTTCTGGCCGTCTGACGACCTGCCGCCGCCCAACGAGGAGggacgaggacgaggaggagaggaggaggaggaagaagctGCTGACACCAGTACCAAGATGTGA
- the slc23a1 gene encoding solute carrier family 23 member 1 isoform X1, with product MENDAQSHDYLAEGQSHKKDRIILPIGEDGKTNWPIGLQGAASDMIYTIEDVPPWYLCILLGLQHYLTCFSGTIAVPFLLAEAMCVGRDQNTISQLIGTIFTTVGLTTLIQTTVGVRLPLFQASAFAFLIPAQAILGLDRWRCPSEEEIYGNWSLPLNTSHIWQPRIREIQGSIIVSSVVELVIGLCGFPGLLLDYIGPLTITPTVSLIGLSVFTTAGDRAGSHWGLSALCIFLIVLFAQYLRSTSLPVPVYSRKKGLTSTRVQIFKMFPIILAIMLVWLVCYILTLTDLLPKDPDHYGHKARTDARGDIMASAPWFRVPYPCQWGLPVVTVAGVLGMLSATMAGTVESIGDYYACARLSGATPPPVHAINRGIFTEGVCCIIAGLLGTGNGSTSSSPNIGVLGITKVGSRRVVQYGAGIMFLLGSIGKFTALFASLPDPILGGMFCTLFGMITAVGLSNLQLVDLNSSRNLFVLGFSMFFGLTLPTYLDTHPKSIHTGLAELDQILTVLLSTEMFVGGFLAFCLDNTIPGSRQERGLVEWRSSSSSSSSYDLPLGMGVVRRTRWLRRFPISPTFTGFWPSDDLPPPNEEGRGRGGEEEEEEAADTSTKM from the exons ATGGAAAACGACGCTCAG AGTCATGATTACCTGGCAGAGGGGCAGAGCCACAAGAAAGACAGGATTATCCTGCCAATAGGAGAAGATGGAAAGACTAACTGGCCAATAGGATTGCAGGGGGCGGCGTCAGACATGATTTACACCATCGAAGATGTTCCACCCTGGTACCTGTGTATTCTACTGGGACTACAG CATTACTTGACATGTTTCAGCGGTACTATAGCGGTACCGTTTCTTCTGGCTGAGGCCATGTGTGTTGGTCGAGACCAGAACACCATTAGTCAGCTGATCGGAACCATTTTCACCACCGTCGGACTCACAACTCTGATCCAGACCACCGTTGGAGTCAG ACTTCCACTGTTTCAGGCCAGTGCGTTTGCTTTCCTGATTCCTGCACAAGCCATCCTCGGTCTGGACCGCTGGAGGTGTCCCAGTGAGG AGGAGATTTATGGGAACTGGAGTCTTCCACTCAACACCTCACACATCTGGCAGCCACGCATCAGAGAG atcCAGGGGAGCATCATCGTGTCCAGTGTTGTGGAGCTTGTGATTGGTCTGTGTGGGTTCCCAGGTTTGCTGCTGGATTACATCGGCCCGCTCACCATCACTCCAACTGTCTCACTGATTGGCCTGTCTGTTTTCACCACAGCTGGGGACAGAGCTGGTTCTCACTGGGGCCTGTCAGCACT atgtATTTTCCTCATTGTGCTTTTTGCTCAGTACCTGAGATCcacatcacttcctgttcctgtttacagcaggAAGAAAGGCCTGACCTCCACCAGAGTCCAGATCTTCAAAATGTTTCct ATCATCCTCGCCATCATGTTGGTCTGGCTCGTTTGCTACATTCTCACTCTGACCGACCTGTTGCCGAAGGACCCCGATCACTATGGACACAAGGCCCGGACCGATGCCCGCGGTGACATCATGGCTTCTGCACCCTGGTTCAGAGTACCCTACCCCT GCCAGTGGGGGTTGCCGGTGGTAACTGTTGCGGGTGTGCTAGGGATGCTGAGTGCCACAATGGCAGGCACCGTGGAGTCAATAGGAGATTACTACGCCTGTGCTCGTTTGTCTGGAGCCACACCCCCTCCAGTCCATGCCATCAACAG ggGAATATTCACAGAGGGCGTCTGCTGCATCATTGCCGGCCTTTTAGGGACAGGAAACGGCTCCACCTCGTCCAGTCCAAATATAGGCGTTCTGGGCATCACCAAG GTGGGCAGTAGGCGGGTGGTGCAGTACGGAGCGGGTATCATGTTCCTTTTGGGATCAATTGGGAAGTTCACAGCTCTGTTCGCCTCGCTGCCGGATCCGATCCTTGGAGGAATGTTCTGCACACTGTTTG GTATGATCACAGCTGTTGGCCTGTCTAACCTGCAGTTGGTGGATTTGAACTCATCCAGAAATCTTTTTGTTCTCGGGTTCTCGATGTTCTTCGGGCTGACTCTACCGACGTATCTCGACACACATCCGAAGTCCATCCACACAg GTCTTGCAGAACTGGATCAGATCCTGACGGTTCTTCTGTCCACTGAGATGTTTGTAGGAGGTTTCCTGGCCTTTTGTCTCGACAACACGATaccag gGTCCAGACAGGAGCGAGGTTTAGTGGAGTGgaggtcctcctcctcctcctcttcctcctatGATCTTCCTCTGGGGATGGGGGTGGTCAGGCGGACTCGTTGGCTCAGACGGTTTCCCATCAGCCCCACCTTCACAGGTTTCTGGCCGTCTGACGACCTGCCGCCGCCCAACGAGGAGggacgaggacgaggaggagaggaggaggaggaagaagctGCTGACACCAGTACCAAGATGTGA